One Phaseolus vulgaris cultivar G19833 chromosome 2, P. vulgaris v2.0, whole genome shotgun sequence DNA window includes the following coding sequences:
- the LOC137810347 gene encoding uncharacterized protein isoform X2, with amino-acid sequence MLLKMSAENKKIKPKTDIELFFNNANQCVWKKLNNDSGAGANAASRVDMTFAATDPLSEIVWSPDKGLSLRCADSSFADKNTSLFRDVGTSSVVCAKGDIAEADAPTRHATGDSGVKAKFKAYEEDDIGSAYHEDIVNTTATTRNMLNDESENLMNNCEKTVGGQPNIGTDNISGIEGNKFSVISGQADKGPLDNLLLQSDEIKHNMDQNLSPGRHSEGGVDIGLGKKAVVTGNLHTVVEPVVELKGSDAPGTNLASSSRRPLEKLESSAENDLQTVKFEAACAGTSGVNVSSKIENKFQDNEMMLPCDKILPAMHSPCHSRIHMAINKGKEKSLSDGHANVILSKEDNDSHSSVESCNSAGIFPTGKKRRNFQQQLIIGSKRVKKQIEETSGSKSYVKQDSSFMNWISNMVKGLSQSIQNDSNTMADNKLITCNQDSEPKITGFKSIFQSIYCSSLKNVETRTYHQEGKSSEDLEPGNMEQGINATPITCCAENNSLSKLSLQSNKFEVSTGGRLEAGPSSQPQIKPLNFFNCQESSKSNPLETKNNSIFSLSRDKEEVGPHSSSTKQNTDNNNNIDSNVISDKKEEENTCHIRDNLGSLWITRFSPKFTTPLKEQPTNETEASTDLKEEKGNNDPKSKYKFKPLSSSPGIRNLEPMSSMFARRFGAIKHIIPANTPDNASQVNMLCLFCGTRGHQLSDCSAIAENKLEDLQKNIDSYGGLEECPCLCIKCFQPNHWAVSCPTSISVRKPELKANTLVNDWGKHFIPSNEESVRLDEDDRVLSGGSVNNETDQPARQAITLKRKANEIMTFKAESNEHVFRENPLSTPSKLTEKQISYLPKKIFDAVKKLRLSRTEILKWIDTRGSISQLDGFFLRLRLAKWKEGNGGTGYFVACINETQSRRQSSEQNTRKSFSVKVGSIKCMVESQYISNHDFLEEEIMEWWFNTSEAGAEIPSEEDLTEKIKKKIMLGL; translated from the exons ATGCTTCTGAAGATGAGTGCcgaaaacaagaaaataaaaccaaagacTGATATTGAACTCTTTTTCAATAATGCTAACCAGTGCGTTTGgaaaaaattgaataatgaCTCAGGTGCAGGTGCAAATGCAGCCTCCAGGGTGGACATGACATTTGCTGCCACTGACCCCCTATCTGAAATAGTTTGGTCACCAGATAAAGGTTTGAGTCTTAGATGTGCCGATTCAagttttgctgataaaaatacTTCTCTTTTTCGGGATGTTGGAACGAGCT CAGTTGTATGTGCCAAGGGTGATATTGCTGAAGCAGATGCTCCTACTAGGCATGCCACAGGTGATTCAGGTGTCAAGGCCAAGTTTAAAGCCTATGAAGAAGATGATATAG GATCTGCTTATCATGAAGACATAGTGAACACCACAGCAACAACACGTAATATGCTGAATGATGAAAGTGAGAATCTGATGAACAATTGTGAAAAGACTGTTGGGGGTCAACCCAATATTGGAACTGATAACATATCTGGGATAGAGGGAAACAAATTTTCTGTTATTTCAG GCCAGGCTGACAAAGGGCCATTGGATAATTTATTACTTCAATCAGATGAAATCAAACATAACATGGACCAAAATCTTTCTCCAGGGAGACATTCTGAAGGAGGTGTAGATATTGGTCTTGGAAAAAAGGCTGTAGTAACTGGTAATTTACATACTGTGGTTGAACCTGTGGTGGAACTCAAAGGCTCTGATGCTCCAGGAACTAATTTAGCATCCTCCAGCAGGAGACCTTTAGAAAAACTGGAAAGCAGTGCAGAAAATGATTTACAAACTGTCAAATTTGAAGCTGCTTGTGCTGGAACAAGTGGAGTTAATGTTAGTAGTAAGATTGAAAACAAATTTCAGGACAATGAAATGATGCTACCATGTGATAAGATTCTTCCAGCCATGCATTCTCCATGTCATAGCAGAATTCATATGGCAATAAACAAAGGCAAGGAAAAATCTTTATCAGATGGGCATGCAAATGTGATATTGTCAAAGGAGGACAATGACAGCCATTCAAGTGTTGAGAGCTGCAACAGTGCTGGCATTTTTCCAACAGGTAAGAAGAGACGAAACTTTCAACAACAGTTGATAATCGGGAGTAAAAGagtgaagaagcaaattgaagaaacTTCGGGTTCCAAATCCTATGTTAAACAGGATAGCTCATTCATGAATTGGATTTCAAACATGGTGAAAGGACTCTCTCAATCAATTCAAAATGATTCAAACACTATGGCTGACAACAAACTTATCACATGCAATCAAGATTCTGAGCCAAAAATTACAGGATTCAAATCCATTTTTCAGTCCATATATTGTTCAAGCTTGAAGAATGTAGAAACAAGAACCTATCATCAAGAAGGAAAGAGTAGTGAAGATTTAGAGCCAGGTAACATGGAACAAGGAATAAATGCTACTCCTATAACCTGTTGTGCAGAGAACAATAGCCTTTCCAAACTGTCTTTGCAATCGAATAAGTTTGAAGTATCTACTGGTGGAAGACTTGAAGCCGGTCCGTCGTCACAACCTCAGATCAAAcctctaaatttttttaactgTCAAGAAAGCAGCAAAAGTAACCCACtggagactaaaaataattctaTCTTTAGCCTTAGTAGGGACAAGGAAGAAGTGGGTCCACATTCATCTTCAACCAAACAAAACacagataataataataacattgaTTCCAATGTGATATCTGACaagaaggaagaagagaatACCTGTCACATAAGAGATAATCTGGGAAGTCTCTGGATAACTCGTTTTTCGCCAAAATTCACTACTCCCTTGAAAGAACAACCCACCAATGAGACAGAGGCCTCTACTGATCTCAAGGAAGAGAAGGGAAACAATGATCCTAAATCAAAGTACAAGTTCAAACCCCTTTCATCTTCTCCAGGAATCCGAAATTTAGAGCCAATGTCTTCAATGTTTGCAAGGAGATTTGGTGCCATCAAACATATCATACCAGCAAACACACCTGATAATGCCTCACAGGTTAATATGTTGTGCTTGTTTTGTGGAACAAGGGGCCATCAGCTCTCTGATTGCTCAGCAATTGCAGAAAACAAGCTGGAAGATCTCCAGAAGAATATAGATTCATATGGAGGATTAGAGGAATGTCCTTGTCTGTGCATCAAATGTTTTCAGCCCAACCACTGGGCAGTTTCTTGTCCCACTTCAATCTCAGTTAGGAAACCTGAACTGAAAGCTAATACCTTGGTTAATGATTGGGGAAAAcatttcatcccaagcaatgaAGAGAGTGTGAGGCTTGATGAGGATGACCGAGTTTTATCTGGTGGTTCTGTTAATAATGAAACTGATCAACCAGCACGTCAAGCTATTACTTTGAAGCGGAAAGCAAATGAAATTATGACCTTTAAGGCAGAGAGCAATGAACATGTTTTCAGAGAAAATCCTTtgtcaactccatccaaatTGACTGAAAAGCAGATTTCATATTTGCCAAAGAAAATATTTGATGCAGTGAAAAAGCTTCGATTGTCCCGCACTGAAATCCTGAA ATGGATAGATACTCGTGGCTCAATCTCACAACTTGATGGCTTTTTCTTGCGCCTGCGGCTTGCGAAGTGGAAAGAAGGGAATGGGGGAACTGGATACTTTGTGGCATGCATAAATG AGACCCAATCCCGGAGACAATCTTCAGAGCAGAATACAAGAAAATCTTTTTCAGTGAAAGTGGGGAGTATCAAGTGTATGGTAGAAAGTCAGTATATATCCAATCATGATTTTCTTGAG GAAGAAATCATGGAATGGTGGTTCAACACCTCAGAAGCTGGTGCTGAGATTCCATCTGAAGAAGATCTaacagaaaaaattaaaaagaaaattatgttaGGTCTCTAG
- the LOC137810347 gene encoding uncharacterized protein isoform X8, giving the protein MTFAATDPLSEIVWSPDKGLSLRCADSSFADKNTSLFRDVGTSFVCAKGDIAEADAPTRHATGDSGVKAKFKAYEEDDIGSAYHEDIVNTTATTRNMLNDESENLMNNCEKTVGGQPNIGTDNISGIEGNKFSVISGQADKGPLDNLLLQSDEIKHNMDQNLSPGRHSEGGVDIGLGKKAVVTGNLHTVVEPVVELKGSDAPGTNLASSSRRPLEKLESSAENDLQTVKFEAACAGTSGVNVSSKIENKFQDNEMMLPCDKILPAMHSPCHSRIHMAINKGKEKSLSDGHANVILSKEDNDSHSSVESCNSAGIFPTGKKRRNFQQQLIIGSKRVKKQIEETSGSKSYVKQDSSFMNWISNMVKGLSQSIQNDSNTMADNKLITCNQDSEPKITGFKSIFQSIYCSSLKNVETRTYHQEGKSSEDLEPGNMEQGINATPITCCAENNSLSKLSLQSNKFEVSTGGRLEAGPSSQPQIKPLNFFNCQESSKSNPLETKNNSIFSLSRDKEEVGPHSSSTKQNTDNNNNIDSNVISDKKEEENTCHIRDNLGSLWITRFSPKFTTPLKEQPTNETEASTDLKEEKGNNDPKSKYKFKPLSSSPGIRNLEPMSSMFARRFGAIKHIIPANTPDNASQVNMLCLFCGTRGHQLSDCSAIAENKLEDLQKNIDSYGGLEECPCLCIKCFQPNHWAVSCPTSISVRKPELKANTLVNDWGKHFIPSNEESVRLDEDDRVLSGGSVNNETDQPARQAITLKRKANEIMTFKAESNEHVFRENPLSTPSKLTEKQISYLPKKIFDAVKKLRLSRTEILKWIDTRGSISQLDGFFLRLRLAKWKEGNGGTGYFVACINETQSRRQSSEQNTRKSFSVKVGSIKCMVESQYISNHDFLEEEIMEWWFNTSEAGAEIPSEEDLTEKIKKKIMLGL; this is encoded by the exons ATGACATTTGCTGCCACTGACCCCCTATCTGAAATAGTTTGGTCACCAGATAAAGGTTTGAGTCTTAGATGTGCCGATTCAagttttgctgataaaaatacTTCTCTTTTTCGGGATGTTGGAACGAGCT TTGTATGTGCCAAGGGTGATATTGCTGAAGCAGATGCTCCTACTAGGCATGCCACAGGTGATTCAGGTGTCAAGGCCAAGTTTAAAGCCTATGAAGAAGATGATATAG GATCTGCTTATCATGAAGACATAGTGAACACCACAGCAACAACACGTAATATGCTGAATGATGAAAGTGAGAATCTGATGAACAATTGTGAAAAGACTGTTGGGGGTCAACCCAATATTGGAACTGATAACATATCTGGGATAGAGGGAAACAAATTTTCTGTTATTTCAG GCCAGGCTGACAAAGGGCCATTGGATAATTTATTACTTCAATCAGATGAAATCAAACATAACATGGACCAAAATCTTTCTCCAGGGAGACATTCTGAAGGAGGTGTAGATATTGGTCTTGGAAAAAAGGCTGTAGTAACTGGTAATTTACATACTGTGGTTGAACCTGTGGTGGAACTCAAAGGCTCTGATGCTCCAGGAACTAATTTAGCATCCTCCAGCAGGAGACCTTTAGAAAAACTGGAAAGCAGTGCAGAAAATGATTTACAAACTGTCAAATTTGAAGCTGCTTGTGCTGGAACAAGTGGAGTTAATGTTAGTAGTAAGATTGAAAACAAATTTCAGGACAATGAAATGATGCTACCATGTGATAAGATTCTTCCAGCCATGCATTCTCCATGTCATAGCAGAATTCATATGGCAATAAACAAAGGCAAGGAAAAATCTTTATCAGATGGGCATGCAAATGTGATATTGTCAAAGGAGGACAATGACAGCCATTCAAGTGTTGAGAGCTGCAACAGTGCTGGCATTTTTCCAACAGGTAAGAAGAGACGAAACTTTCAACAACAGTTGATAATCGGGAGTAAAAGagtgaagaagcaaattgaagaaacTTCGGGTTCCAAATCCTATGTTAAACAGGATAGCTCATTCATGAATTGGATTTCAAACATGGTGAAAGGACTCTCTCAATCAATTCAAAATGATTCAAACACTATGGCTGACAACAAACTTATCACATGCAATCAAGATTCTGAGCCAAAAATTACAGGATTCAAATCCATTTTTCAGTCCATATATTGTTCAAGCTTGAAGAATGTAGAAACAAGAACCTATCATCAAGAAGGAAAGAGTAGTGAAGATTTAGAGCCAGGTAACATGGAACAAGGAATAAATGCTACTCCTATAACCTGTTGTGCAGAGAACAATAGCCTTTCCAAACTGTCTTTGCAATCGAATAAGTTTGAAGTATCTACTGGTGGAAGACTTGAAGCCGGTCCGTCGTCACAACCTCAGATCAAAcctctaaatttttttaactgTCAAGAAAGCAGCAAAAGTAACCCACtggagactaaaaataattctaTCTTTAGCCTTAGTAGGGACAAGGAAGAAGTGGGTCCACATTCATCTTCAACCAAACAAAACacagataataataataacattgaTTCCAATGTGATATCTGACaagaaggaagaagagaatACCTGTCACATAAGAGATAATCTGGGAAGTCTCTGGATAACTCGTTTTTCGCCAAAATTCACTACTCCCTTGAAAGAACAACCCACCAATGAGACAGAGGCCTCTACTGATCTCAAGGAAGAGAAGGGAAACAATGATCCTAAATCAAAGTACAAGTTCAAACCCCTTTCATCTTCTCCAGGAATCCGAAATTTAGAGCCAATGTCTTCAATGTTTGCAAGGAGATTTGGTGCCATCAAACATATCATACCAGCAAACACACCTGATAATGCCTCACAGGTTAATATGTTGTGCTTGTTTTGTGGAACAAGGGGCCATCAGCTCTCTGATTGCTCAGCAATTGCAGAAAACAAGCTGGAAGATCTCCAGAAGAATATAGATTCATATGGAGGATTAGAGGAATGTCCTTGTCTGTGCATCAAATGTTTTCAGCCCAACCACTGGGCAGTTTCTTGTCCCACTTCAATCTCAGTTAGGAAACCTGAACTGAAAGCTAATACCTTGGTTAATGATTGGGGAAAAcatttcatcccaagcaatgaAGAGAGTGTGAGGCTTGATGAGGATGACCGAGTTTTATCTGGTGGTTCTGTTAATAATGAAACTGATCAACCAGCACGTCAAGCTATTACTTTGAAGCGGAAAGCAAATGAAATTATGACCTTTAAGGCAGAGAGCAATGAACATGTTTTCAGAGAAAATCCTTtgtcaactccatccaaatTGACTGAAAAGCAGATTTCATATTTGCCAAAGAAAATATTTGATGCAGTGAAAAAGCTTCGATTGTCCCGCACTGAAATCCTGAA ATGGATAGATACTCGTGGCTCAATCTCACAACTTGATGGCTTTTTCTTGCGCCTGCGGCTTGCGAAGTGGAAAGAAGGGAATGGGGGAACTGGATACTTTGTGGCATGCATAAATG AGACCCAATCCCGGAGACAATCTTCAGAGCAGAATACAAGAAAATCTTTTTCAGTGAAAGTGGGGAGTATCAAGTGTATGGTAGAAAGTCAGTATATATCCAATCATGATTTTCTTGAG GAAGAAATCATGGAATGGTGGTTCAACACCTCAGAAGCTGGTGCTGAGATTCCATCTGAAGAAGATCTaacagaaaaaattaaaaagaaaattatgttaGGTCTCTAG
- the LOC137810347 gene encoding uncharacterized protein isoform X3: protein MLLKMSAENKKIKPKTDIELFFNNANQCVWKKLNNDSGAGANAASRVDMTFAATDPLSEIVWSPDKGLSLRCADSSFADKNTSLFRDVGTSFVCAKGDIAEADAPTRHATGDSGVKAKFKAYEEDDIGSAYHEDIVNTTATTRNMLNDESENLMNNCEKTVGGQPNIGTDNISGIEGNKFSVISGQADKGPLDNLLLQSDEIKHNMDQNLSPGRHSEGGVDIGLGKKAVVTGNLHTVVEPVVELKGSDAPGTNLASSSRRPLEKLESSAENDLQTVKFEAACAGTSGVNVSSKIENKFQDNEMMLPCDKILPAMHSPCHSRIHMAINKGKEKSLSDGHANVILSKEDNDSHSSVESCNSAGIFPTGKKRRNFQQQLIIGSKRVKKQIEETSGSKSYVKQDSSFMNWISNMVKGLSQSIQNDSNTMADNKLITCNQDSEPKITGFKSIFQSIYCSSLKNVETRTYHQEGKSSEDLEPGNMEQGINATPITCCAENNSLSKLSLQSNKFEVSTGGRLEAGPSSQPQIKPLNFFNCQESSKSNPLETKNNSIFSLSRDKEEVGPHSSSTKQNTDNNNNIDSNVISDKKEEENTCHIRDNLGSLWITRFSPKFTTPLKEQPTNETEASTDLKEEKGNNDPKSKYKFKPLSSSPGIRNLEPMSSMFARRFGAIKHIIPANTPDNASQVNMLCLFCGTRGHQLSDCSAIAENKLEDLQKNIDSYGGLEECPCLCIKCFQPNHWAVSCPTSISVRKPELKANTLVNDWGKHFIPSNEESVRLDEDDRVLSGGSVNNETDQPARQAITLKRKANEIMTFKAESNEHVFRENPLSTPSKLTEKQISYLPKKIFDAVKKLRLSRTEILKWIDTRGSISQLDGFFLRLRLAKWKEGNGGTGYFVACINETQSRRQSSEQNTRKSFSVKVGSIKCMVESQYISNHDFLEEEIMEWWFNTSEAGAEIPSEEDLTEKIKKKIMLGL from the exons ATGCTTCTGAAGATGAGTGCcgaaaacaagaaaataaaaccaaagacTGATATTGAACTCTTTTTCAATAATGCTAACCAGTGCGTTTGgaaaaaattgaataatgaCTCAGGTGCAGGTGCAAATGCAGCCTCCAGGGTGGACATGACATTTGCTGCCACTGACCCCCTATCTGAAATAGTTTGGTCACCAGATAAAGGTTTGAGTCTTAGATGTGCCGATTCAagttttgctgataaaaatacTTCTCTTTTTCGGGATGTTGGAACGAGCT TTGTATGTGCCAAGGGTGATATTGCTGAAGCAGATGCTCCTACTAGGCATGCCACAGGTGATTCAGGTGTCAAGGCCAAGTTTAAAGCCTATGAAGAAGATGATATAG GATCTGCTTATCATGAAGACATAGTGAACACCACAGCAACAACACGTAATATGCTGAATGATGAAAGTGAGAATCTGATGAACAATTGTGAAAAGACTGTTGGGGGTCAACCCAATATTGGAACTGATAACATATCTGGGATAGAGGGAAACAAATTTTCTGTTATTTCAG GCCAGGCTGACAAAGGGCCATTGGATAATTTATTACTTCAATCAGATGAAATCAAACATAACATGGACCAAAATCTTTCTCCAGGGAGACATTCTGAAGGAGGTGTAGATATTGGTCTTGGAAAAAAGGCTGTAGTAACTGGTAATTTACATACTGTGGTTGAACCTGTGGTGGAACTCAAAGGCTCTGATGCTCCAGGAACTAATTTAGCATCCTCCAGCAGGAGACCTTTAGAAAAACTGGAAAGCAGTGCAGAAAATGATTTACAAACTGTCAAATTTGAAGCTGCTTGTGCTGGAACAAGTGGAGTTAATGTTAGTAGTAAGATTGAAAACAAATTTCAGGACAATGAAATGATGCTACCATGTGATAAGATTCTTCCAGCCATGCATTCTCCATGTCATAGCAGAATTCATATGGCAATAAACAAAGGCAAGGAAAAATCTTTATCAGATGGGCATGCAAATGTGATATTGTCAAAGGAGGACAATGACAGCCATTCAAGTGTTGAGAGCTGCAACAGTGCTGGCATTTTTCCAACAGGTAAGAAGAGACGAAACTTTCAACAACAGTTGATAATCGGGAGTAAAAGagtgaagaagcaaattgaagaaacTTCGGGTTCCAAATCCTATGTTAAACAGGATAGCTCATTCATGAATTGGATTTCAAACATGGTGAAAGGACTCTCTCAATCAATTCAAAATGATTCAAACACTATGGCTGACAACAAACTTATCACATGCAATCAAGATTCTGAGCCAAAAATTACAGGATTCAAATCCATTTTTCAGTCCATATATTGTTCAAGCTTGAAGAATGTAGAAACAAGAACCTATCATCAAGAAGGAAAGAGTAGTGAAGATTTAGAGCCAGGTAACATGGAACAAGGAATAAATGCTACTCCTATAACCTGTTGTGCAGAGAACAATAGCCTTTCCAAACTGTCTTTGCAATCGAATAAGTTTGAAGTATCTACTGGTGGAAGACTTGAAGCCGGTCCGTCGTCACAACCTCAGATCAAAcctctaaatttttttaactgTCAAGAAAGCAGCAAAAGTAACCCACtggagactaaaaataattctaTCTTTAGCCTTAGTAGGGACAAGGAAGAAGTGGGTCCACATTCATCTTCAACCAAACAAAACacagataataataataacattgaTTCCAATGTGATATCTGACaagaaggaagaagagaatACCTGTCACATAAGAGATAATCTGGGAAGTCTCTGGATAACTCGTTTTTCGCCAAAATTCACTACTCCCTTGAAAGAACAACCCACCAATGAGACAGAGGCCTCTACTGATCTCAAGGAAGAGAAGGGAAACAATGATCCTAAATCAAAGTACAAGTTCAAACCCCTTTCATCTTCTCCAGGAATCCGAAATTTAGAGCCAATGTCTTCAATGTTTGCAAGGAGATTTGGTGCCATCAAACATATCATACCAGCAAACACACCTGATAATGCCTCACAGGTTAATATGTTGTGCTTGTTTTGTGGAACAAGGGGCCATCAGCTCTCTGATTGCTCAGCAATTGCAGAAAACAAGCTGGAAGATCTCCAGAAGAATATAGATTCATATGGAGGATTAGAGGAATGTCCTTGTCTGTGCATCAAATGTTTTCAGCCCAACCACTGGGCAGTTTCTTGTCCCACTTCAATCTCAGTTAGGAAACCTGAACTGAAAGCTAATACCTTGGTTAATGATTGGGGAAAAcatttcatcccaagcaatgaAGAGAGTGTGAGGCTTGATGAGGATGACCGAGTTTTATCTGGTGGTTCTGTTAATAATGAAACTGATCAACCAGCACGTCAAGCTATTACTTTGAAGCGGAAAGCAAATGAAATTATGACCTTTAAGGCAGAGAGCAATGAACATGTTTTCAGAGAAAATCCTTtgtcaactccatccaaatTGACTGAAAAGCAGATTTCATATTTGCCAAAGAAAATATTTGATGCAGTGAAAAAGCTTCGATTGTCCCGCACTGAAATCCTGAA ATGGATAGATACTCGTGGCTCAATCTCACAACTTGATGGCTTTTTCTTGCGCCTGCGGCTTGCGAAGTGGAAAGAAGGGAATGGGGGAACTGGATACTTTGTGGCATGCATAAATG AGACCCAATCCCGGAGACAATCTTCAGAGCAGAATACAAGAAAATCTTTTTCAGTGAAAGTGGGGAGTATCAAGTGTATGGTAGAAAGTCAGTATATATCCAATCATGATTTTCTTGAG GAAGAAATCATGGAATGGTGGTTCAACACCTCAGAAGCTGGTGCTGAGATTCCATCTGAAGAAGATCTaacagaaaaaattaaaaagaaaattatgttaGGTCTCTAG